A section of the Deltaproteobacteria bacterium genome encodes:
- a CDS encoding MaoC family dehydratase, translated as MIKIEPDMVNKEVSLGEFAVTAEDIRDFAEAVGDLSPLYLDVEAARREGYPAVIAPPTFCMHIRGQRLLPEVEVEPGFTTLHAGQEFEYYDEIYAGQTYAAFGKLVEVYEKTGRSGPLGVIVREMAVKDITGKTVVVLRERQMVRSPEKKI; from the coding sequence ATGATCAAAATCGAACCAGACATGGTGAACAAAGAAGTTTCGCTTGGCGAGTTTGCAGTGACTGCCGAAGACATCCGGGACTTTGCTGAAGCGGTTGGCGATCTCAGTCCGCTGTATCTCGATGTCGAAGCTGCTCGGCGGGAAGGTTACCCAGCGGTTATCGCGCCACCGACCTTTTGTATGCATATTCGTGGTCAGCGCTTGCTTCCAGAAGTTGAAGTGGAACCAGGCTTCACGACACTGCATGCTGGACAAGAGTTTGAGTATTACGACGAGATCTACGCTGGGCAGACGTATGCTGCGTTTGGCAAACTCGTTGAGGTCTACGAAAAGACCGGGCGTAGTGGACCACTTGGGGTGATCGTGCGCGAGATGGCGGTCAAAGACATAACTGGGAAGACCGTCGTTGTATTGCGAGAGCGACAGATGGTGAGGTCGCCGGAGAAAAAGATTTGA
- a CDS encoding DUF2182 domain-containing protein, translated as MIARNNLLIFLALVVLSGLAWAMTVYQADGMGWGMFTCSMTMGTPFSFSNVVLYIVLWGVMMVAMMLPAMTPIVEIFHTMARRRQEQSLPFTPVWVFVAGYFVLWTLTGGVGYAADLAIQSLPTQFPALRTYGMVIGGVTLIAAGIYQLTPLKYLCLSQCRSPMGFLLSSWRDGHWGAFRMGVDHGVYCLGCCWSLMAVLFVVGSMNLVWMGILSAVIFVEKMIPQGVVIGKAVGVALIVLGIMLSVGVVPFGEEFIADRLL; from the coding sequence GTGATTGCCCGTAACAACCTACTCATTTTTCTTGCGCTTGTTGTCCTCTCCGGCCTGGCCTGGGCGATGACGGTGTACCAGGCCGACGGCATGGGCTGGGGTATGTTCACGTGCAGCATGACGATGGGCACGCCATTCTCTTTCAGCAACGTGGTGCTCTATATCGTGCTGTGGGGAGTGATGATGGTCGCGATGATGCTGCCAGCCATGACCCCAATCGTCGAGATTTTTCACACCATGGCGCGGCGACGCCAAGAGCAGTCATTACCTTTTACTCCGGTGTGGGTGTTCGTGGCCGGGTACTTTGTCCTTTGGACCCTCACTGGTGGTGTTGGTTATGCAGCTGATCTTGCGATTCAGTCGTTGCCGACGCAGTTTCCTGCGTTGCGTACCTACGGCATGGTGATCGGTGGAGTGACGCTGATTGCAGCCGGTATCTATCAGTTGACCCCGCTGAAATATCTCTGTTTGTCTCAGTGCCGCTCACCGATGGGATTCTTACTCAGTAGCTGGCGTGATGGACACTGGGGCGCGTTTCGCATGGGGGTCGATCACGGCGTCTACTGTCTTGGGTGTTGTTGGAGTTTGATGGCGGTCCTGTTTGTCGTGGGCTCGATGAACCTGGTGTGGATGGGAATACTTTCTGCAGTGATTTTTGTCGAAAAGATGATTCCGCAAGGAGTAGTAATAGGAAAGGCGGTGGGCGTCGCACTGATTGTGCTGGGCATTATGCTAAGTGTTGGGGTGGTACCGTTTGGTGAGGAATTTATCGCCGACCGTTTATTGTGA
- a CDS encoding antibiotic biosynthesis monooxygenase: MVTFIAKLTVKEGKEKEFADTMKNVVPKVRQEAGNRAYTMCQSKENPRVFMFFEEYVDDDAVKAHRKHLGELGVNLGAILDGAPVLEFYDKIAS; this comes from the coding sequence ATGGTGACGTTTATTGCGAAGCTGACAGTCAAGGAAGGGAAAGAAAAAGAATTTGCCGACACGATGAAAAATGTGGTGCCCAAGGTTCGTCAAGAGGCAGGAAATCGTGCGTACACGATGTGCCAGTCAAAAGAGAATCCTCGCGTGTTCATGTTCTTTGAAGAGTATGTTGATGATGACGCCGTCAAAGCGCATCGCAAACATCTAGGTGAACTCGGTGTGAACCTTGGTGCGATTCTCGATGGCGCACCTGTGTTAGAGTTCTACGATAAGATTGCCTCGTAA